In Mastomys coucha isolate ucsf_1 unplaced genomic scaffold, UCSF_Mcou_1 pScaffold5, whole genome shotgun sequence, one genomic interval encodes:
- the LOC116077276 gene encoding uncharacterized protein LOC116077276 isoform X1 yields MPLKTSLAGSTGSSWTDSEIRVFLLEWEVVEQEMGHPGRKIHKKTRALCRRLYQQGLKKSWESCFDLLLSLRDLHRTLCNERPGIEPLFSPYAEALYRILGSSPQGSHVPGSLDDGPGNPPLPMYSQTPRNQPWDYGVAVPSAPLQGNALPMMSHEDSLFPRGEHWNPSHSVSTPNLLPDFAPGEPSFRQPWPTAE; encoded by the exons ATGCCTCTAAAAACAAGCTTAGCAG GTTCTACCGGAAGCTCATGGACTGACTCTGAAATCAGGGTCTTCCTGCTTGAATGGGAAGTAGTTGAACAGGAAATGGGCCACCCAGGCAGGAAGATCCACAAGAAGACCAGGGCTCTCTGTAGGCGCCTTTATCAGCAGGGCCTGAAGAAGAGCTGGGAAAGCTGTTTCGACCTGCTGCTGAGCTTACGGGATCTGCACAGGACTCTCTGTAATGAAAGACCAGGGATTGAACCCTTGTTTTCTCCTTATGCGGAGGCCCTGTACAGGATCCTGGGCTCCAGTCCCCAGGGAAGCCATGTCCCAG GTTCTCTTGATGATGGGCCCGGTAACCCTCCACTTCCCATGTACTCTCAAACTCCCAGGAACCAGCCTTGGGATTATGGTGTTGCTGTTCCTTCTGCACCGCTTCAAGGGAATGCACTACCAATGATGTCACATGAGGACTCCCTGTTTCCAAGAGGGGAGCACTGGAACCCCAGCCATTCAGTGTCAACTCCAAACTTACTTCCTGACTTTGCCCCAGGAGAGCCTAGCTTCCGGCAGCCATGGCCCACCGCTGAATAA
- the LOC116077276 gene encoding uncharacterized protein LOC116077276 isoform X2 — protein MGHPGRKIHKKTRALCRRLYQQGLKKSWESCFDLLLSLRDLHRTLCNERPGIEPLFSPYAEALYRILGSSPQGSHVPGSLDDGPGNPPLPMYSQTPRNQPWDYGVAVPSAPLQGNALPMMSHEDSLFPRGEHWNPSHSVSTPNLLPDFAPGEPSFRQPWPTAE, from the exons ATGGGCCACCCAGGCAGGAAGATCCACAAGAAGACCAGGGCTCTCTGTAGGCGCCTTTATCAGCAGGGCCTGAAGAAGAGCTGGGAAAGCTGTTTCGACCTGCTGCTGAGCTTACGGGATCTGCACAGGACTCTCTGTAATGAAAGACCAGGGATTGAACCCTTGTTTTCTCCTTATGCGGAGGCCCTGTACAGGATCCTGGGCTCCAGTCCCCAGGGAAGCCATGTCCCAG GTTCTCTTGATGATGGGCCCGGTAACCCTCCACTTCCCATGTACTCTCAAACTCCCAGGAACCAGCCTTGGGATTATGGTGTTGCTGTTCCTTCTGCACCGCTTCAAGGGAATGCACTACCAATGATGTCACATGAGGACTCCCTGTTTCCAAGAGGGGAGCACTGGAACCCCAGCCATTCAGTGTCAACTCCAAACTTACTTCCTGACTTTGCCCCAGGAGAGCCTAGCTTCCGGCAGCCATGGCCCACCGCTGAATAA